In Zingiber officinale cultivar Zhangliang chromosome 1A, Zo_v1.1, whole genome shotgun sequence, a genomic segment contains:
- the LOC122024409 gene encoding uncharacterized protein LOC122024409 isoform X3: MVGVVPRLCDLIRVSLSPYLMPKPFSLTKESEKDLLISLSRVRKAIQRWNDDESEFEGNPEKDADCHFHVTYCIYVKQQTEVGSNCFMDIISTMVPFLGLESGFVRHLVGKLFVDMSNLLAVCRTKWIRFVRLLWISHGIAMSSIISSSPMSTRSIHIPNESWLQSFMKSEWVRMENSAFDISTFVDLLHLKVFEINLFMVEGLFQIFRNILKSSKNDINNLEGAYTYIALSSLLKMPWSWLNEIHTRHISSGEDGLLGSKNFLPRPTNMISGIILQLLCSLCEQKDLIDAEGVSAGGHVIYTEFAELVIKLLPGFFEHLGCKTNLSRYLKHKLLDNVSHLVLWLELLKHNFQDLLYMPISDCSVGPATVVKESPFLANFDDGDKLQNLCTKHLWRQITFLFLHCCFRLVHFDKKSGYQFHCEAQSSCVTSPLKVCGKLGTSMGLMQLFEWLQRLFPLENIVDYESFRESCCTFAAFFLQLYLEEDDMLFDILLQLLDAPVINLQICSCSSGEEIHFEEEKKSAVFVISSIFNPIYLFHVFLLLLHYDHLVLVDYLISKDTGIRFLQYLLRCLRVICTFWQTFVALSTFEGEKSQPRHKRRKIMHDKLESAPSSSTTKGQMPSELFTVSDADKSILQPNFENAKVCLLNLKKTVEDLHRKDLFPYNPEPLIRSLTRFESLCSK; the protein is encoded by the exons ATGGTCGGCGTCGTCCCTCGTCTCTGCGATCTCATCCGCGTCTCTCTAAGTCCCTACCTG ATGCCAAAGCCCTTCTCACTGACCAAGGAGTCCGAGAAGGATCTCCTGATATCTCTTTCTCGC GTTCGCAAGGCAATCCAGCGATGGAATGATGATGAATCCGAATTCGAAGGAAATCCG GAAAAAGATGCTGATTGTCACTTCCATGTCACATATTGTATATATGTCAAGCAACAGACTGAAGTTGGAAGCAATTGCTTcatggatattatttctacaatG GTTCCTTTCTTGGGTCTTGAAAGTGGATTTGTTAGGCATCTAGTGGGAAAACTTTTTGTAGACATGTCAAATCTTCTAGCTGTGTGT AGGACCAAATGGATCAGGTTCGTGCGCTTGCTATGGATCAGCCATGGGATAGCAATGTCAAGTATCATTTCAAGCTCACCTATGTCAACTAGATCTATTCATATCCCAAATGAAAGCTGGTTGCAGTCCTTTATGAAATCTGAATGGGTTAGAATGGAAAATTCAGCTTTTGATATTTCAACCTTTGTTGATCTTTTGCACTTAAAAGTCTTTGAAATTAACTTGTTTATGGTGGAAGGTCTCTTCCAAATCTTCCGCAACATTCTAAAATCTTCAAAAAATGATATAAATAATCTCGAAGGAGCATATACATATATTGCTTTATCATCACTCCTGAAGATGCCATGGAGTTGGTTGAATGAAATTCATACTAGACATATTAGTTCTGGAGAAGATGGATTGCTTGGTAGTAAAAACTTTCTGCCAAGGCCCACAAATATGATTTCAGGGATAATTCTTCAACTTCTCTGTTCCTTGTGTGAGCAAAAGGATCTTATAGATGCTGAGGGTGTTTCTGCTGGAGGCCATGTCATATATACTGAGTTTGCAGAGCTAGTGATTAAGCTTCTGCCAGGTTTCTTTGAGCACCTTGGATGCAAGACGAACCTCTCCAGATACTTGAAACACAAGTTACTG GACAATGTTTCCCACCTTGTTTTGTGGCTAGAGTTGCTTAAACACAATTTTCAAGATCTCCTATACATGCCCATATCGGATTGTTCTGTTGGTCCTGCAACTGTTGTAAAAGAATCTCCATTTTTGGCTAATTTTGATGATGGGGACAAGTTGCAGAATTTATGTACCAAACACTTGTGGAGACAGATAACTTTTCTCTTTCTCCATTGTTGCTTCAGATTGGTCCACTTTGACAAGAAATCTGGCTACCAATTTCATTGTGAAGCACAATCTTCATGTGTCACTTCTCCATTGAAAGTCTGTGGCAAACTTGGCACCTCAATGGGCTTAATGCAACTTTTTGAGTGGCTTCAAAGATTATTTCCACTGGAAAATATTGTGGACTATGAAAGTTTCAGGGAATCATGTTGCACTTTTGCTGCATTCTTCTTACAACTTTATTTGGAGGAG GATGACATGCTATTTGATATCTTGTTGCAACTTTTGGATGCTCCAGTCATTAACTTACAGAT TTGCAGCTGCAGTAGTGGAGAGGAAATACATtttgaggaggagaagaagagtgcTGTTTTTGTTATTTCCAGCATCTTTAACCCTATTTACCTTTTCCATGTGTTTCTTTTGCTG TTACATTATGATCATCTGGTGCTTGTTGACTATCTAATTTCGAAAGATACAGGAATTCGTTTTCTGCAGTATCTTTTAAG GTGTCTACGAGTGATTTGCACATTCTGGCAAACTTTTGTGGCGTTGTCaacatttgaaggtgaaaagagTCAGCCTAGGCACAAGAGAAGAAAGATAATGCATGATAAATTAGAATCAGCACCTTCAAGTTCAACAACTAAAGGGCAAATGCCATCAGAGCTTT
- the LOC122024409 gene encoding uncharacterized protein LOC122024409 isoform X2 — protein MVGVVPRLCDLIRVSLSPYLMPKPFSLTKESEKDLLISLSRVRKAIQRWNDDESEFEGNPEKDADCHFHVTYCIYVKQQTEVGSNCFMDIISTMVPFLGLESGFVRHLVGKLFVDMSNLLAVCRTKWIRFVRLLWISHGIAMSSIISSSPMSTRSIHIPNESWLQSFMKSEWVRMENSAFDISTFVDLLHLKVFEINLFMVEGLFQIFRNILKSSKNDINNLEGAYTYIALSSLLKMPWSWLNEIHTRHISSGEDGLLGSKNFLPRPTNMISGIILQLLCSLCEQKDLIDAEGVSAGGHVIYTEFAELVIKLLPGFFEHLGCKTNLSRYLKHKLLMLMTRLRSHVQDNVSHLVLWLELLKHNFQDLLYMPISDCSVGPATVVKESPFLANFDDGDKLQNLCTKHLWRQITFLFLHCCFRLVHFDKKSGYQFHCEAQSSCVTSPLKVCGKLGTSMGLMQLFEWLQRLFPLENIVDYESFRESCCTFAAFFLQLYLEEDDMLFDILLQLLDAPVINLQICSSGEEIHFEEEKKSAVFVISSIFNPIYLFHVFLLLLHYDHLVLVDYLISKDTGIRFLQYLLRCLRVICTFWQTFVALSTFEGEKSQPRHKRRKIMHDKLESAPSSSTTKGQMPSELFTVSDADKSILQPNFENAKVCLLNLKKTVEDLHRKDLFPYNPEPLIRSLTRFESLCSK, from the exons ATGGTCGGCGTCGTCCCTCGTCTCTGCGATCTCATCCGCGTCTCTCTAAGTCCCTACCTG ATGCCAAAGCCCTTCTCACTGACCAAGGAGTCCGAGAAGGATCTCCTGATATCTCTTTCTCGC GTTCGCAAGGCAATCCAGCGATGGAATGATGATGAATCCGAATTCGAAGGAAATCCG GAAAAAGATGCTGATTGTCACTTCCATGTCACATATTGTATATATGTCAAGCAACAGACTGAAGTTGGAAGCAATTGCTTcatggatattatttctacaatG GTTCCTTTCTTGGGTCTTGAAAGTGGATTTGTTAGGCATCTAGTGGGAAAACTTTTTGTAGACATGTCAAATCTTCTAGCTGTGTGT AGGACCAAATGGATCAGGTTCGTGCGCTTGCTATGGATCAGCCATGGGATAGCAATGTCAAGTATCATTTCAAGCTCACCTATGTCAACTAGATCTATTCATATCCCAAATGAAAGCTGGTTGCAGTCCTTTATGAAATCTGAATGGGTTAGAATGGAAAATTCAGCTTTTGATATTTCAACCTTTGTTGATCTTTTGCACTTAAAAGTCTTTGAAATTAACTTGTTTATGGTGGAAGGTCTCTTCCAAATCTTCCGCAACATTCTAAAATCTTCAAAAAATGATATAAATAATCTCGAAGGAGCATATACATATATTGCTTTATCATCACTCCTGAAGATGCCATGGAGTTGGTTGAATGAAATTCATACTAGACATATTAGTTCTGGAGAAGATGGATTGCTTGGTAGTAAAAACTTTCTGCCAAGGCCCACAAATATGATTTCAGGGATAATTCTTCAACTTCTCTGTTCCTTGTGTGAGCAAAAGGATCTTATAGATGCTGAGGGTGTTTCTGCTGGAGGCCATGTCATATATACTGAGTTTGCAGAGCTAGTGATTAAGCTTCTGCCAGGTTTCTTTGAGCACCTTGGATGCAAGACGAACCTCTCCAGATACTTGAAACACAAGTTACTG ATGTTGATGACTAGACTTAGGTCTCATGTGCAGGACAATGTTTCCCACCTTGTTTTGTGGCTAGAGTTGCTTAAACACAATTTTCAAGATCTCCTATACATGCCCATATCGGATTGTTCTGTTGGTCCTGCAACTGTTGTAAAAGAATCTCCATTTTTGGCTAATTTTGATGATGGGGACAAGTTGCAGAATTTATGTACCAAACACTTGTGGAGACAGATAACTTTTCTCTTTCTCCATTGTTGCTTCAGATTGGTCCACTTTGACAAGAAATCTGGCTACCAATTTCATTGTGAAGCACAATCTTCATGTGTCACTTCTCCATTGAAAGTCTGTGGCAAACTTGGCACCTCAATGGGCTTAATGCAACTTTTTGAGTGGCTTCAAAGATTATTTCCACTGGAAAATATTGTGGACTATGAAAGTTTCAGGGAATCATGTTGCACTTTTGCTGCATTCTTCTTACAACTTTATTTGGAGGAG GATGACATGCTATTTGATATCTTGTTGCAACTTTTGGATGCTCCAGTCATTAACTTACAGAT CTGCAGTAGTGGAGAGGAAATACATtttgaggaggagaagaagagtgcTGTTTTTGTTATTTCCAGCATCTTTAACCCTATTTACCTTTTCCATGTGTTTCTTTTGCTG TTACATTATGATCATCTGGTGCTTGTTGACTATCTAATTTCGAAAGATACAGGAATTCGTTTTCTGCAGTATCTTTTAAG GTGTCTACGAGTGATTTGCACATTCTGGCAAACTTTTGTGGCGTTGTCaacatttgaaggtgaaaagagTCAGCCTAGGCACAAGAGAAGAAAGATAATGCATGATAAATTAGAATCAGCACCTTCAAGTTCAACAACTAAAGGGCAAATGCCATCAGAGCTTT
- the LOC122024409 gene encoding uncharacterized protein LOC122024409 isoform X5, producing the protein MVGVVPRLCDLIRVSLSPYLMPKPFSLTKESEKDLLISLSRVRKAIQRWNDDESEFEGNPEKDADCHFHVTYCIYVKQQTEVGSNCFMDIISTMVPFLGLESGFVRHLVGKLFVDMSNLLAVCRTKWIRFVRLLWISHGIAMSSIISSSPMSTRSIHIPNESWLQSFMKSEWVRMENSAFDISTFVDLLHLKVFEINLFMVEGLFQIFRNILKSSKNDINNLEGAYTYIALSSLLKMPWSWLNEIHTRHISSGEDGLLGSKNFLPRPTNMISGIILQLLCSLCEQKDLIDAEGVSAGGHVIYTEFAELVIKLLPGFFEHLGCKTNLSRYLKHKLLMLMTRLRSHVQDNVSHLVLWLELLKHNFQDLLYMPISDCSVGPATVVKESPFLANFDDGDKLQNLCTKHLWRQITFLFLHCCFRLVHFDKKSGYQFHCEAQSSCVTSPLKVCGKLGTSMGLMQLFEWLQRLFPLENIVDYESFRESCCTFAAFFLQLYLEEVKNIVVSDKIVIAKVNTQYPEFQMAHIWLLISVMTCYLISCCNFWMLQSLTYRSAVVERKYILRRRRRVLFLLFPASLTLFTFSMCFFCCYIMIIWCLLTI; encoded by the exons ATGGTCGGCGTCGTCCCTCGTCTCTGCGATCTCATCCGCGTCTCTCTAAGTCCCTACCTG ATGCCAAAGCCCTTCTCACTGACCAAGGAGTCCGAGAAGGATCTCCTGATATCTCTTTCTCGC GTTCGCAAGGCAATCCAGCGATGGAATGATGATGAATCCGAATTCGAAGGAAATCCG GAAAAAGATGCTGATTGTCACTTCCATGTCACATATTGTATATATGTCAAGCAACAGACTGAAGTTGGAAGCAATTGCTTcatggatattatttctacaatG GTTCCTTTCTTGGGTCTTGAAAGTGGATTTGTTAGGCATCTAGTGGGAAAACTTTTTGTAGACATGTCAAATCTTCTAGCTGTGTGT AGGACCAAATGGATCAGGTTCGTGCGCTTGCTATGGATCAGCCATGGGATAGCAATGTCAAGTATCATTTCAAGCTCACCTATGTCAACTAGATCTATTCATATCCCAAATGAAAGCTGGTTGCAGTCCTTTATGAAATCTGAATGGGTTAGAATGGAAAATTCAGCTTTTGATATTTCAACCTTTGTTGATCTTTTGCACTTAAAAGTCTTTGAAATTAACTTGTTTATGGTGGAAGGTCTCTTCCAAATCTTCCGCAACATTCTAAAATCTTCAAAAAATGATATAAATAATCTCGAAGGAGCATATACATATATTGCTTTATCATCACTCCTGAAGATGCCATGGAGTTGGTTGAATGAAATTCATACTAGACATATTAGTTCTGGAGAAGATGGATTGCTTGGTAGTAAAAACTTTCTGCCAAGGCCCACAAATATGATTTCAGGGATAATTCTTCAACTTCTCTGTTCCTTGTGTGAGCAAAAGGATCTTATAGATGCTGAGGGTGTTTCTGCTGGAGGCCATGTCATATATACTGAGTTTGCAGAGCTAGTGATTAAGCTTCTGCCAGGTTTCTTTGAGCACCTTGGATGCAAGACGAACCTCTCCAGATACTTGAAACACAAGTTACTG ATGTTGATGACTAGACTTAGGTCTCATGTGCAGGACAATGTTTCCCACCTTGTTTTGTGGCTAGAGTTGCTTAAACACAATTTTCAAGATCTCCTATACATGCCCATATCGGATTGTTCTGTTGGTCCTGCAACTGTTGTAAAAGAATCTCCATTTTTGGCTAATTTTGATGATGGGGACAAGTTGCAGAATTTATGTACCAAACACTTGTGGAGACAGATAACTTTTCTCTTTCTCCATTGTTGCTTCAGATTGGTCCACTTTGACAAGAAATCTGGCTACCAATTTCATTGTGAAGCACAATCTTCATGTGTCACTTCTCCATTGAAAGTCTGTGGCAAACTTGGCACCTCAATGGGCTTAATGCAACTTTTTGAGTGGCTTCAAAGATTATTTCCACTGGAAAATATTGTGGACTATGAAAGTTTCAGGGAATCATGTTGCACTTTTGCTGCATTCTTCTTACAACTTTATTTGGAGGAG GTAAAGAATATTGTGGTATCAGACAAAATAGTCATTGCTAAAGTTAACACACAGTATCCAGAATTCCAGATGGCTCATATATGGCTTTTGATATCTGT GATGACATGCTATTTGATATCTTGTTGCAACTTTTGGATGCTCCAGTCATTAACTTACAGAT CTGCAGTAGTGGAGAGGAAATACATtttgaggaggagaagaagagtgcTGTTTTTGTTATTTCCAGCATCTTTAACCCTATTTACCTTTTCCATGTGTTTCTTTTGCTG TTACATTATGATCATCTGGTGCTTGTTGACTATCTAA
- the LOC122024409 gene encoding uncharacterized protein LOC122024409 isoform X4 — protein sequence MVGVVPRLCDLIRVSLSPYLMPKPFSLTKESEKDLLISLSRVRKAIQRWNDDESEFEGNPEKDADCHFHVTYCIYVKQQTEVGSNCFMDIISTMVPFLGLESGFVRHLVGKLFVDMSNLLAVCRTKWIRFVRLLWISHGIAMSSIISSSPMSTRSIHIPNESWLQSFMKSEWVRMENSAFDISTFVDLLHLKVFEINLFMVEGLFQIFRNILKSSKNDINNLEGAYTYIALSSLLKMPWSWLNEIHTRHISSGEDGLLGSKNFLPRPTNMISGIILQLLCSLCEQKDLIDAEGVSAGGHVIYTEFAELVIKLLPGFFEHLGCKTNLSRYLKHKLLMLMTRLRSHVQDNVSHLVLWLELLKHNFQDLLYMPISDCSVGPATVVKESPFLANFDDGDKLQNLCTKHLWRQITFLFLHCCFRLVHFDKKSGYQFHCEAQSSCVTSPLKVCGKLGTSMGLMQLFEWLQRLFPLENIVDYESFRESCCTFAAFFLQLYLEEVKNIVVSDKIVIAKVNTQYPEFQMAHIWLLISVMTCYLISCCNFWMLQSLTYRFAAAVVERKYILRRRRRVLFLLFPASLTLFTFSMCFFCCYIMIIWCLLTI from the exons ATGGTCGGCGTCGTCCCTCGTCTCTGCGATCTCATCCGCGTCTCTCTAAGTCCCTACCTG ATGCCAAAGCCCTTCTCACTGACCAAGGAGTCCGAGAAGGATCTCCTGATATCTCTTTCTCGC GTTCGCAAGGCAATCCAGCGATGGAATGATGATGAATCCGAATTCGAAGGAAATCCG GAAAAAGATGCTGATTGTCACTTCCATGTCACATATTGTATATATGTCAAGCAACAGACTGAAGTTGGAAGCAATTGCTTcatggatattatttctacaatG GTTCCTTTCTTGGGTCTTGAAAGTGGATTTGTTAGGCATCTAGTGGGAAAACTTTTTGTAGACATGTCAAATCTTCTAGCTGTGTGT AGGACCAAATGGATCAGGTTCGTGCGCTTGCTATGGATCAGCCATGGGATAGCAATGTCAAGTATCATTTCAAGCTCACCTATGTCAACTAGATCTATTCATATCCCAAATGAAAGCTGGTTGCAGTCCTTTATGAAATCTGAATGGGTTAGAATGGAAAATTCAGCTTTTGATATTTCAACCTTTGTTGATCTTTTGCACTTAAAAGTCTTTGAAATTAACTTGTTTATGGTGGAAGGTCTCTTCCAAATCTTCCGCAACATTCTAAAATCTTCAAAAAATGATATAAATAATCTCGAAGGAGCATATACATATATTGCTTTATCATCACTCCTGAAGATGCCATGGAGTTGGTTGAATGAAATTCATACTAGACATATTAGTTCTGGAGAAGATGGATTGCTTGGTAGTAAAAACTTTCTGCCAAGGCCCACAAATATGATTTCAGGGATAATTCTTCAACTTCTCTGTTCCTTGTGTGAGCAAAAGGATCTTATAGATGCTGAGGGTGTTTCTGCTGGAGGCCATGTCATATATACTGAGTTTGCAGAGCTAGTGATTAAGCTTCTGCCAGGTTTCTTTGAGCACCTTGGATGCAAGACGAACCTCTCCAGATACTTGAAACACAAGTTACTG ATGTTGATGACTAGACTTAGGTCTCATGTGCAGGACAATGTTTCCCACCTTGTTTTGTGGCTAGAGTTGCTTAAACACAATTTTCAAGATCTCCTATACATGCCCATATCGGATTGTTCTGTTGGTCCTGCAACTGTTGTAAAAGAATCTCCATTTTTGGCTAATTTTGATGATGGGGACAAGTTGCAGAATTTATGTACCAAACACTTGTGGAGACAGATAACTTTTCTCTTTCTCCATTGTTGCTTCAGATTGGTCCACTTTGACAAGAAATCTGGCTACCAATTTCATTGTGAAGCACAATCTTCATGTGTCACTTCTCCATTGAAAGTCTGTGGCAAACTTGGCACCTCAATGGGCTTAATGCAACTTTTTGAGTGGCTTCAAAGATTATTTCCACTGGAAAATATTGTGGACTATGAAAGTTTCAGGGAATCATGTTGCACTTTTGCTGCATTCTTCTTACAACTTTATTTGGAGGAG GTAAAGAATATTGTGGTATCAGACAAAATAGTCATTGCTAAAGTTAACACACAGTATCCAGAATTCCAGATGGCTCATATATGGCTTTTGATATCTGT GATGACATGCTATTTGATATCTTGTTGCAACTTTTGGATGCTCCAGTCATTAACTTACAGAT TTGCAGCTGCAGTAGTGGAGAGGAAATACATtttgaggaggagaagaagagtgcTGTTTTTGTTATTTCCAGCATCTTTAACCCTATTTACCTTTTCCATGTGTTTCTTTTGCTG TTACATTATGATCATCTGGTGCTTGTTGACTATCTAA
- the LOC122024409 gene encoding uncharacterized protein LOC122024409 isoform X1, with translation MVGVVPRLCDLIRVSLSPYLMPKPFSLTKESEKDLLISLSRVRKAIQRWNDDESEFEGNPEKDADCHFHVTYCIYVKQQTEVGSNCFMDIISTMVPFLGLESGFVRHLVGKLFVDMSNLLAVCRTKWIRFVRLLWISHGIAMSSIISSSPMSTRSIHIPNESWLQSFMKSEWVRMENSAFDISTFVDLLHLKVFEINLFMVEGLFQIFRNILKSSKNDINNLEGAYTYIALSSLLKMPWSWLNEIHTRHISSGEDGLLGSKNFLPRPTNMISGIILQLLCSLCEQKDLIDAEGVSAGGHVIYTEFAELVIKLLPGFFEHLGCKTNLSRYLKHKLLMLMTRLRSHVQDNVSHLVLWLELLKHNFQDLLYMPISDCSVGPATVVKESPFLANFDDGDKLQNLCTKHLWRQITFLFLHCCFRLVHFDKKSGYQFHCEAQSSCVTSPLKVCGKLGTSMGLMQLFEWLQRLFPLENIVDYESFRESCCTFAAFFLQLYLEEDDMLFDILLQLLDAPVINLQICSCSSGEEIHFEEEKKSAVFVISSIFNPIYLFHVFLLLLHYDHLVLVDYLISKDTGIRFLQYLLRCLRVICTFWQTFVALSTFEGEKSQPRHKRRKIMHDKLESAPSSSTTKGQMPSELFTVSDADKSILQPNFENAKVCLLNLKKTVEDLHRKDLFPYNPEPLIRSLTRFESLCSK, from the exons ATGGTCGGCGTCGTCCCTCGTCTCTGCGATCTCATCCGCGTCTCTCTAAGTCCCTACCTG ATGCCAAAGCCCTTCTCACTGACCAAGGAGTCCGAGAAGGATCTCCTGATATCTCTTTCTCGC GTTCGCAAGGCAATCCAGCGATGGAATGATGATGAATCCGAATTCGAAGGAAATCCG GAAAAAGATGCTGATTGTCACTTCCATGTCACATATTGTATATATGTCAAGCAACAGACTGAAGTTGGAAGCAATTGCTTcatggatattatttctacaatG GTTCCTTTCTTGGGTCTTGAAAGTGGATTTGTTAGGCATCTAGTGGGAAAACTTTTTGTAGACATGTCAAATCTTCTAGCTGTGTGT AGGACCAAATGGATCAGGTTCGTGCGCTTGCTATGGATCAGCCATGGGATAGCAATGTCAAGTATCATTTCAAGCTCACCTATGTCAACTAGATCTATTCATATCCCAAATGAAAGCTGGTTGCAGTCCTTTATGAAATCTGAATGGGTTAGAATGGAAAATTCAGCTTTTGATATTTCAACCTTTGTTGATCTTTTGCACTTAAAAGTCTTTGAAATTAACTTGTTTATGGTGGAAGGTCTCTTCCAAATCTTCCGCAACATTCTAAAATCTTCAAAAAATGATATAAATAATCTCGAAGGAGCATATACATATATTGCTTTATCATCACTCCTGAAGATGCCATGGAGTTGGTTGAATGAAATTCATACTAGACATATTAGTTCTGGAGAAGATGGATTGCTTGGTAGTAAAAACTTTCTGCCAAGGCCCACAAATATGATTTCAGGGATAATTCTTCAACTTCTCTGTTCCTTGTGTGAGCAAAAGGATCTTATAGATGCTGAGGGTGTTTCTGCTGGAGGCCATGTCATATATACTGAGTTTGCAGAGCTAGTGATTAAGCTTCTGCCAGGTTTCTTTGAGCACCTTGGATGCAAGACGAACCTCTCCAGATACTTGAAACACAAGTTACTG ATGTTGATGACTAGACTTAGGTCTCATGTGCAGGACAATGTTTCCCACCTTGTTTTGTGGCTAGAGTTGCTTAAACACAATTTTCAAGATCTCCTATACATGCCCATATCGGATTGTTCTGTTGGTCCTGCAACTGTTGTAAAAGAATCTCCATTTTTGGCTAATTTTGATGATGGGGACAAGTTGCAGAATTTATGTACCAAACACTTGTGGAGACAGATAACTTTTCTCTTTCTCCATTGTTGCTTCAGATTGGTCCACTTTGACAAGAAATCTGGCTACCAATTTCATTGTGAAGCACAATCTTCATGTGTCACTTCTCCATTGAAAGTCTGTGGCAAACTTGGCACCTCAATGGGCTTAATGCAACTTTTTGAGTGGCTTCAAAGATTATTTCCACTGGAAAATATTGTGGACTATGAAAGTTTCAGGGAATCATGTTGCACTTTTGCTGCATTCTTCTTACAACTTTATTTGGAGGAG GATGACATGCTATTTGATATCTTGTTGCAACTTTTGGATGCTCCAGTCATTAACTTACAGAT TTGCAGCTGCAGTAGTGGAGAGGAAATACATtttgaggaggagaagaagagtgcTGTTTTTGTTATTTCCAGCATCTTTAACCCTATTTACCTTTTCCATGTGTTTCTTTTGCTG TTACATTATGATCATCTGGTGCTTGTTGACTATCTAATTTCGAAAGATACAGGAATTCGTTTTCTGCAGTATCTTTTAAG GTGTCTACGAGTGATTTGCACATTCTGGCAAACTTTTGTGGCGTTGTCaacatttgaaggtgaaaagagTCAGCCTAGGCACAAGAGAAGAAAGATAATGCATGATAAATTAGAATCAGCACCTTCAAGTTCAACAACTAAAGGGCAAATGCCATCAGAGCTTT